The following are from one region of the Klebsiella aerogenes genome:
- a CDS encoding fructose PTS transporter subunit IIA — MDLSTLTRPELIFINPVQRSPNALIEQMAQSLAQQGIVHHADHFIASVMRREKEGPTALGETLAVPHGKCDSVGQAAFCIALFQDPIMWPGLEGDEEVKLVFLLAIPPAEAGSTHMQLLTQLTSMLVDDSLRQQILNATSADTLMALLSQKIIPNTPEPAARPKSKPAIPILLGLIAGAAFISAGLHWTP, encoded by the coding sequence ATGGATTTGTCTACACTGACACGCCCCGAACTGATCTTTATCAATCCAGTACAGCGATCGCCGAATGCATTGATTGAGCAAATGGCGCAATCTCTGGCGCAACAAGGGATTGTTCATCATGCCGATCATTTTATCGCCAGCGTGATGCGCCGGGAAAAAGAAGGCCCGACAGCGCTGGGGGAAACGCTGGCCGTTCCTCATGGAAAATGCGACAGCGTCGGCCAGGCGGCCTTTTGCATCGCGTTGTTTCAGGATCCGATTATGTGGCCCGGCCTGGAAGGAGATGAAGAGGTCAAACTGGTGTTTCTACTCGCTATCCCTCCCGCAGAAGCCGGGAGTACACATATGCAGCTATTAACACAACTCACTTCAATGCTGGTCGACGATAGTCTGCGCCAACAGATACTTAACGCCACTTCAGCCGATACGCTAATGGCGCTACTGTCGCAGAAAATCATTCCCAACACGCCTGAACCCGCTGCACGACCAAAAAGCAAACCTGCAATCCCCATTCTGTTAGGCCTCATTGCAGGAGCCGCGTTTATCAGTGCCGGGCTCCACTGGACGCCATAG
- the celB gene encoding PTS cellobiose transporter subunit IIC, whose amino-acid sequence MSNTSWIERYVMPAALKIAGQKHVLSVRDGIILNMPFMLIGSFFLIFAYLPIPGYADMMSGLFGDVWRDKMLYPVKATYDIMALISSFGIAYRLAEKYRTIDPLSAGAMSLVAFVMTIPQNTLFTPVHGAAEVIKGVIPVSMVGSQGLFVAIVISLLSTEIYRFVASRNLVIRMPDGVPPAVAKSFLALVPGFCVLAVVLALRLAVEASPFGDINSMIATLIGIPMHHVGGTLPGMIISVIVIGILWTLGLHGDAIVLVFIQPVWLSNMSENLTAFQNGQPIPHIITQQFYDLWIAPGGTGALLGLVIFMLLRSRSQQMKQLGKIAAPGALFNISEPMVFGIPLVMNPYFFLPFILTPVLLVIVSYTAMATGLVAPPAGIALPFTTPIFISGYLATGGHISGTVLQVVNLTISLVVYYPFFRAWDRLKAKEEHASTQPEASVAIPDADRA is encoded by the coding sequence ATGTCGAATACAAGCTGGATTGAACGTTACGTCATGCCGGCGGCGCTGAAAATCGCCGGGCAAAAGCACGTCCTGTCGGTGCGCGACGGCATCATTCTGAATATGCCGTTTATGCTGATTGGCTCGTTTTTCCTGATTTTCGCCTACCTGCCGATTCCCGGCTATGCCGACATGATGAGCGGCCTGTTTGGCGATGTCTGGCGCGATAAAATGCTGTATCCGGTCAAAGCGACCTACGACATCATGGCGCTGATTTCCAGTTTCGGCATCGCCTACCGATTGGCGGAGAAGTACCGTACCATCGACCCGCTAAGCGCCGGGGCGATGTCGCTGGTGGCCTTCGTGATGACGATTCCGCAGAACACGTTGTTTACCCCGGTACACGGCGCGGCGGAGGTCATTAAAGGGGTGATCCCGGTGAGTATGGTCGGCAGCCAGGGGCTGTTTGTCGCCATCGTCATTTCGCTGCTGTCGACGGAAATTTATCGTTTCGTCGCCAGCCGCAACCTCGTTATCCGTATGCCGGACGGCGTACCACCAGCGGTGGCGAAATCGTTCCTGGCCCTGGTTCCCGGCTTCTGTGTGCTGGCAGTGGTGCTGGCGCTGCGTCTGGCGGTAGAAGCCTCGCCGTTCGGCGACATTAACAGCATGATTGCGACGCTTATCGGTATTCCGATGCACCACGTCGGCGGTACGCTGCCGGGGATGATTATCTCAGTCATTGTGATCGGTATTCTGTGGACGCTGGGGCTGCACGGCGATGCGATTGTGCTGGTGTTTATCCAGCCGGTGTGGCTGTCGAATATGTCGGAGAACCTGACGGCGTTTCAGAACGGCCAGCCGATCCCGCACATTATTACCCAACAGTTTTACGACCTGTGGATCGCGCCCGGCGGTACCGGCGCGTTGCTGGGGCTGGTGATTTTTATGTTACTGCGCAGCCGTAGCCAGCAGATGAAGCAACTGGGCAAAATCGCCGCGCCGGGAGCGCTGTTTAACATCAGTGAGCCCATGGTATTTGGCATCCCGCTGGTGATGAACCCGTACTTCTTCCTGCCGTTTATTTTGACCCCGGTACTGCTGGTGATTGTTTCGTATACCGCGATGGCGACCGGGCTGGTGGCGCCGCCTGCGGGGATTGCATTGCCGTTCACCACGCCGATTTTTATCAGCGGCTATCTGGCGACCGGCGGGCATATTTCCGGCACTGTACTGCAGGTGGTGAATCTCACCATTTCGCTGGTGGTTTATTATCCGTTCTTCCGCGCCTGGGATCGCCTGAAGGCGAAAGAAGAGCATGCCTCGACGCAGCCGGAAGCGAGCGTTGCCATTCCTGACGCCGACCGCGCATAA
- a CDS encoding 6-phospho-beta-glucosidase — translation MQALKIAVIGGGSSYTPELIEGIIVRYEQLPVTELALVDVESGKEKVEIIAALTRRMLKHKGLEQVVVSVHFTLDEAIRGARFVLTQLRVGQLAARAADERLGLKYNLLGQETTGVGGFAKALRTIPVILEVARKVEQLAPEAFILNFTNPAGIVTEAVSRYSKAKIIGLCNVPINMQHMIVGMLGARESEVKLRFAGLNHMVWVHKVMQGREDVTGKVIEMLCDGKALSMNNIKELPWPAEFLRALKAIPCPYHRYFWLTPAMLAEEIAAAKSKGTRAEQVMKVEQELFALYADPQLAEKPEQLSFRGGAYYSEVAVELINAIHNNLGAEMVVNTRNNGAIHGLDDDAVVETNSIIDAQGARPLAFGALPPAMNGLTQQVKAFERLTIEAAVHGCRDSALLALVTNPLVGNVTDAQALLDEVLTINRQWLTQFN, via the coding sequence ATGCAAGCACTGAAAATCGCCGTTATCGGCGGCGGCAGTAGTTACACGCCGGAGCTTATTGAAGGGATTATCGTTCGTTATGAACAGCTTCCGGTCACGGAGCTGGCGCTGGTGGATGTGGAATCCGGTAAGGAAAAGGTCGAGATCATTGCCGCGCTGACCCGGAGGATGCTGAAACATAAAGGGCTGGAACAGGTGGTGGTTAGCGTTCATTTTACGCTCGACGAGGCGATCCGCGGTGCCCGCTTTGTGCTGACTCAGTTGCGCGTCGGACAGCTGGCGGCGCGCGCCGCCGACGAACGACTGGGGCTTAAATACAACCTGCTGGGCCAGGAGACCACCGGCGTTGGCGGATTCGCTAAAGCGCTGCGCACGATCCCGGTGATCCTTGAAGTGGCGCGCAAAGTGGAACAGCTGGCGCCGGAGGCTTTTATTCTCAACTTCACTAACCCGGCAGGGATCGTCACCGAAGCGGTCAGCCGCTACAGCAAGGCGAAGATCATCGGGTTGTGCAACGTGCCGATCAATATGCAGCATATGATCGTTGGCATGCTGGGCGCGCGGGAGTCTGAGGTCAAACTGCGTTTTGCCGGGCTGAACCATATGGTCTGGGTGCACAAGGTGATGCAGGGACGCGAGGATGTGACCGGCAAGGTGATTGAGATGCTGTGCGACGGTAAGGCGCTGTCGATGAATAACATCAAAGAGCTGCCGTGGCCGGCGGAATTCTTGCGTGCGCTGAAGGCGATTCCGTGCCCCTATCACCGCTATTTCTGGCTGACGCCGGCGATGCTGGCGGAAGAGATCGCCGCGGCGAAAAGCAAAGGCACCCGCGCCGAGCAGGTGATGAAGGTCGAGCAGGAACTGTTTGCGCTGTACGCCGACCCACAGCTGGCAGAAAAACCAGAACAGCTGAGCTTCCGCGGCGGCGCGTACTACTCGGAAGTGGCCGTCGAGCTGATTAACGCCATCCATAACAATCTTGGCGCGGAGATGGTGGTGAATACCCGCAACAACGGCGCGATCCACGGGCTGGATGATGATGCGGTCGTCGAAACCAACAGTATTATCGATGCGCAGGGCGCGCGTCCGCTGGCGTTCGGCGCGCTGCCGCCAGCGATGAACGGCCTGACCCAGCAGGTGAAAGCCTTTGAGCGGCTGACGATTGAAGCCGCAGTACACGGCTGCCGCGATAGCGCGCTGTTGGCGCTGGTGACCAATCCTCTGGTCGGTAACGTCACCGATGCCCAGGCGCTGCTGGATGAAGTATTAACCATAAACCGTCAATGGCTGACGCAATTTAACTGA
- a CDS encoding PTS sugar transporter subunit IIB: MLVNKMKAEAQQRALSLEIYAVAVAEFERELPNADVILLGPQVKYEAGRLTALAAPQGKAVAVIDMADYGMMRGAAVLDKALALLEH, from the coding sequence ATGCTGGTGAATAAGATGAAAGCGGAAGCCCAGCAACGCGCGCTGTCGCTGGAGATCTATGCGGTGGCAGTGGCGGAATTTGAACGCGAGCTACCGAACGCCGACGTGATTCTGCTGGGGCCGCAGGTCAAATACGAAGCCGGACGCCTGACCGCGCTGGCGGCGCCGCAGGGTAAAGCGGTCGCGGTTATCGATATGGCCGACTACGGCATGATGCGCGGCGCCGCGGTGCTGGATAAAGCGCTGGCCCTGCTCGAACACTAA
- a CDS encoding sugar phosphorylase, translating to MNPSARNNIVEKTLAQLYPAAQIPALITRIHQLCQHWKKKTREPALLDQTRVWMIAYGDSITAPDKHALATLCRFSQNRLENVISDIHLLPMYPWTSDDGFSVTDYRKIAPELGTWDDIADLACHFNLMFDFVINHVSQQSRWFQGYLQGDPRYENYVISADPDADYHRVTRPRTLPLLTPFTRQSGEKVHIWTTFSADQIDLNFREPEVLLESIDILLQYAACGARAIRLDAIGFLWKEKNSCCIHLAQTHQIIKLWRVILEETFPDCLLITETNVPHQENIQYFGNGDEAHMVYQFPLPPLTLHAFLRGDARWLRQWAQSLDQEVLPENTTFFNFLASHDGIGLRPVEHLLDGDEKAFLINEVERKHGRVSWKTNPDGSQSPYELNINYLSALSEPGENIDAQVDRFVASQAILFMLRGVPAIYYHSLFGSENDQVGLAETGVNRRINRQKLDFATLNTELLNPKSLRARIFSRLATLLTLRRKYAAFSPQATQRVLDLPDTFFGLVRHHPQTHETLYCVVNLTGFSQPLSLPATGLDLLTGECFSGTGELNAWQILWLNTDTPQEA from the coding sequence ATGAATCCATCCGCCCGCAATAACATCGTTGAGAAAACACTGGCGCAACTTTATCCTGCCGCACAGATCCCCGCGCTTATCACGCGTATTCACCAACTGTGTCAGCACTGGAAAAAGAAGACGCGAGAGCCGGCGTTGCTCGATCAAACCCGCGTCTGGATGATCGCCTACGGCGACAGCATCACGGCACCGGATAAGCACGCGCTCGCGACGTTATGCCGGTTTTCACAGAACCGGCTCGAGAATGTGATAAGCGATATCCACCTGCTGCCGATGTACCCCTGGACGTCTGATGATGGATTCAGCGTGACGGACTACCGGAAAATTGCCCCTGAACTGGGAACATGGGACGATATTGCCGATCTGGCATGCCATTTCAACCTTATGTTTGACTTTGTCATTAACCATGTCTCGCAACAAAGCCGCTGGTTTCAAGGATACTTGCAGGGTGACCCTCGTTACGAAAACTATGTTATCAGCGCCGACCCGGACGCCGATTACCACCGGGTGACTCGTCCGAGGACGCTGCCGTTGCTAACCCCCTTCACGCGGCAATCCGGAGAGAAGGTACACATCTGGACAACGTTCAGCGCCGACCAGATCGACCTTAACTTTCGGGAACCTGAAGTACTGCTGGAAAGCATTGATATCCTGCTTCAATACGCCGCTTGCGGCGCCCGCGCCATTCGCCTCGATGCCATTGGTTTTTTGTGGAAGGAGAAAAATAGTTGCTGTATCCACCTGGCGCAAACTCATCAGATTATTAAGCTCTGGCGCGTCATACTGGAAGAGACCTTCCCGGACTGCCTGTTAATAACCGAAACGAACGTTCCTCATCAGGAAAACATCCAATATTTTGGCAACGGTGACGAAGCCCATATGGTATATCAGTTCCCACTGCCGCCGTTGACGCTACACGCATTCCTACGTGGCGATGCGCGCTGGCTACGCCAGTGGGCGCAGTCGCTTGACCAGGAAGTTCTCCCCGAAAACACCACATTCTTCAATTTTCTCGCCAGCCATGACGGTATTGGGCTGCGCCCTGTGGAACATCTATTGGATGGGGATGAAAAAGCATTTCTTATCAATGAAGTGGAACGAAAGCATGGGCGAGTCTCATGGAAAACAAATCCCGATGGCAGCCAGTCGCCCTATGAACTCAATATTAACTACCTGAGTGCGCTAAGCGAGCCTGGAGAAAACATAGATGCGCAGGTAGACCGATTCGTCGCCTCACAGGCCATCCTGTTTATGTTGCGCGGCGTTCCGGCAATTTACTACCACAGTCTGTTTGGCAGTGAAAATGATCAAGTTGGGTTGGCTGAAACAGGAGTAAACCGGCGAATTAATCGTCAAAAGCTGGATTTCGCCACGTTGAATACTGAACTTCTTAACCCGAAAAGTCTGCGGGCGAGAATCTTTTCTCGCCTGGCGACGCTGTTAACGTTGCGCAGAAAATATGCCGCATTCTCACCTCAGGCGACTCAGCGGGTACTAGACCTTCCCGACACCTTTTTCGGTCTTGTGCGCCATCATCCACAAACCCACGAAACACTGTATTGCGTGGTCAATCTTACCGGTTTTTCACAACCGTTATCGCTGCCTGCAACCGGTCTCGACCTTCTGACGGGAGAATGCTTCTCCGGCACCGGCGAACTGAATGCCTGGCAAATTCTCTGGCTAAATACCGATACCCCTCAGGAGGCATAA